Below is a genomic region from Neisseria arctica.
GTGCGTGCAAAAGGCGGTAAGGTTACACGCGAAGCCGGCCCTATGAAGCACGGCACTACGGTTATTGCCTTCGTAGAAGATCCGGACGGTTACAAAATCGAATTCATTCAAAAAAATTCCGGCAATGATTCTGTAAAATACGAATAATGCCGCTTCAAACTGCTTATGGTTTCAAACTCTGTTGTGCCTAACCCAGAATTAATTATTTGAATCATAAGCCTTTCCGAATTATAAAAAAGGCCGTCTGAAAATTTCAGACGGCCTTTTTTAACCTAACGGCAGTTGTTAAGCATTTAAATTCACGGCATGTTCGCGTGTTTCATGGAAAACGATATCCGGCCAACGCTCTTGAGTCAGGCTTAGGTTTACCCGATTCGGCGCAAGATAAGCCAAATTACCGCCGGCATCAATAGCAAGGTTCGCAGCATTGGCTTTTTCAAATTCAGCCAATTTTTTCTTATCGTCACACGATACCCAACGGGCAGACCAAATGCTCGCAGTATCAAATACCGCCTCTACGCCGTATTCAGCCGCCAAGCGCGAAGTCACCACTTCAAACTGAAGTACCCCCACCGCACCCAATATCAAATCAGCACCGCTATGCGGCTTAAACACCTGTACCGCGCCTTCTTCGCCGAGCTGTTGCAAGCCTTTTTGCAATTGTTTCATTTTCAGCGGGTTTTTAATGCGGACACTACGGAATAATTCCGGAGCAAAGAATGGAATACCTGTAAACGCGAGCTGTTCGCCTTCAGAAAAGCTGTCGCCGATTTGGATATTGCCGTGATTGGGAATACCGATAATATCGCCCGCATAAGCCTCTTCAACCAACTCGCGGTCGTGCGACATAAACGTTACTACACTTGAAGCGGAGATCTCACGGTTAATCCGCAAATGCTTCATTTTCATACCGCGCTCGAATTTTCCCGAGCAAACTCTCAAGAAAGCAATACGGTCGCGGTGTTTCGGATCCATATTGGCTTGGATTTTGAAAATAAACCCGGAGAACTTCTCTTCATCCGGCATCACCTCCCGCACAGTGGCATCACGGCCCTTCGGTGAAGGCGCCCAATCAATCAGGGAATTCAGGATTTCTTGGATACCAAAATTATTAATAGCCGATCCGAAAAATACCGGCGTCAGCTCACCCGCCAAAAATTCCTCTAAGCCAAACTCATTGGATGCAGCTTGCACCAACTCAATTTCCGCCCGCAAGTTATCCATTTCGAGAGGAAAAAGTTCGTCTAAGCGCGGATTCTCAATACCTTTGATGACTTCAAACTCATGCGGCAATTTTTCACCGCCTGCATCAAACAGATATACTTCATCGTTCAGAATATGGTAAACGCCTTTGAAGTTTTTACCCATGCCGATCGGCCAAGTAACCGGAGCACAGCGGATTTTCAGAATATTTTCCACTTCATCGAGCAACTCTAGAGAGTCTCGAACTTCCCGGTCGTATTTGTTCATAAAGGTAACGATCGGCGTATTGCGCAAACGGCAAACATTCAATAGCTTAATCGTTTGAGCCTCTACGCCTTTGGCCGCATCGATTACCATCAAGGCACTGTCAACCGCCGTCAGAACACGGTAGGTATCCTCCGAAAAATCTTGGTGGCCCGGGGTATCGAGCAGATTCACGGTATGTTCTTTATAATCGAACTGCATAACTGAAGAAGCAACTGAAATACCACGCTGCTTCTCGATTTCCATCCAATCGGAAGTAGCGAACTTACCGCTTTTCTTACCCTTCACCGTACCCGCACTTTGAATGGCACCTGAAAACAGCAATAATTTTTCGGTCAGCGTTGTTTTACCCGCATCAGGGTGGGAAATAATGGCAAAAGTGCGGCGACGGCGCACCTCTTCTGGAATATTAGACATAATTACTCTGTAAAAATAAACATTTCAGGCAGCCTGCCCAAAAGCAGCCTGCCTGTTTAAACTTTCGCAATTATACAGAAAACTTCGTTTTTTTCAATGTACTGTCTACTGTTAGCTGCATTGCGCAAAAGTAAAAAGACCTTTCAATGAAACCTTATCAACCAATTCTTCAGACGGCCTAGCATTCACAGCGTGATTTTAGTTTCCACCTTATTAAAATCCATTACAAACTGGCTTTTAAATGCGCGTACATTATTATCAGCGGTAAAAATACGGCGGGTTAACCGGTGATAATCAGCCATAT
It encodes:
- a CDS encoding peptide chain release factor 3 codes for the protein MSNIPEEVRRRRTFAIISHPDAGKTTLTEKLLLFSGAIQSAGTVKGKKSGKFATSDWMEIEKQRGISVASSVMQFDYKEHTVNLLDTPGHQDFSEDTYRVLTAVDSALMVIDAAKGVEAQTIKLLNVCRLRNTPIVTFMNKYDREVRDSLELLDEVENILKIRCAPVTWPIGMGKNFKGVYHILNDEVYLFDAGGEKLPHEFEVIKGIENPRLDELFPLEMDNLRAEIELVQAASNEFGLEEFLAGELTPVFFGSAINNFGIQEILNSLIDWAPSPKGRDATVREVMPDEEKFSGFIFKIQANMDPKHRDRIAFLRVCSGKFERGMKMKHLRINREISASSVVTFMSHDRELVEEAYAGDIIGIPNHGNIQIGDSFSEGEQLAFTGIPFFAPELFRSVRIKNPLKMKQLQKGLQQLGEEGAVQVFKPHSGADLILGAVGVLQFEVVTSRLAAEYGVEAVFDTASIWSARWVSCDDKKKLAEFEKANAANLAIDAGGNLAYLAPNRVNLSLTQERWPDIVFHETREHAVNLNA